The proteins below come from a single Methyloprofundus sedimenti genomic window:
- a CDS encoding M48 family metallopeptidase: protein MAIITKNTGQEKAQIVVLGMTVDVVRKDIKNLHLGVYPPEGHVRVAVPWHVTDERVRLAVISKLAWIRKQQADFKQQPRQSEREMVTGESHYFMGKRYLLEVIERTGKHLLELNGNHKFLLYVKPNTSIENRQLVLNEWYREQLKERIPDLLSHWQEKIGVVSHDWGVKQMKTKWGSCNIAAKRIWLNLELAKKPPECLEYILVHELVHLLERHHNDRFRAHMDHFMPNWRLYRDMLNSSPLGHEAWKY from the coding sequence TTGGCAATTATTACAAAAAATACTGGCCAAGAAAAAGCGCAGATAGTTGTGCTTGGCATGACTGTTGACGTGGTTCGCAAAGATATTAAAAACCTTCACCTGGGGGTTTATCCACCCGAAGGGCATGTGCGCGTTGCTGTGCCTTGGCATGTAACTGATGAAAGGGTGAGATTGGCGGTTATTTCCAAGTTAGCCTGGATTAGAAAGCAGCAAGCTGATTTTAAACAACAGCCCCGCCAATCTGAGCGTGAAATGGTAACGGGTGAAAGTCACTATTTCATGGGTAAGCGATATTTGTTAGAAGTGATTGAGCGCACTGGAAAACACCTGCTTGAGCTGAATGGTAATCATAAATTCTTGCTTTATGTAAAACCTAATACGAGTATTGAAAATCGGCAGTTAGTTTTGAATGAGTGGTATCGAGAGCAGCTAAAAGAGCGTATTCCTGATTTATTAAGTCACTGGCAAGAAAAAATTGGGGTTGTCAGTCACGATTGGGGGGTTAAACAAATGAAAACTAAATGGGGCAGTTGTAACATTGCCGCCAAACGCATTTGGTTGAATCTGGAATTAGCTAAAAAGCCGCCCGAATGCCTGGAATATATTTTGGTTCACGAATTGGTTCATTTGTTAGAGCGACACCATAATGATCGCTTTAGGGCGCATATGGATCATTTTATGCCAAACTGGAGGCTCTATCGTGATATGTTGAACTCTTCTCCTTTGGGGCATGAGGCCTGGAAATATTAA
- a CDS encoding M14 family metallopeptidase — protein sequence MQLQQIDTYPEALLSCEAKDLHALFPEPTLLHLPGKNPHPLFISALLHGNETTGFRTVQRLLNQYAQQRLPRSLSIFFGNTRAAALGLRRLDSQPDFNRIWPGTDIANCPETQMASQIVEIMRAKNVFASIDIHNNTGLNPHYACINKLDNRYLQLANLFGRLVVYFLRPLGVQSAAFAELCPAVTLECGRPAQQYGVDHAYTYLKDCLHLTELATHPVHMQDIDLFHTTAQVKIKQDSSFSFSDCHAELLFDAGIDRMNFTEISAGSCLGSVQTDNTMPIFATDEHGVDVTKQFFKIVNKQLQIKRNTMPSMLTLDERVIRQDCLCYLMERIQIEYSKQ from the coding sequence ATGCAACTCCAACAAATAGACACCTATCCCGAGGCGCTTCTTAGCTGTGAGGCAAAAGATTTACATGCACTTTTTCCAGAGCCTACCCTGCTGCATTTACCAGGAAAAAACCCTCACCCTTTATTTATCTCTGCCTTGTTACATGGTAATGAAACAACTGGATTTCGGACAGTACAGCGCCTATTAAATCAATATGCTCAACAGCGCCTGCCCCGTTCTTTATCCATTTTTTTTGGTAACACACGTGCTGCAGCACTGGGATTACGAAGACTAGATTCGCAGCCTGATTTCAATCGTATCTGGCCTGGAACCGATATAGCTAATTGTCCAGAAACTCAGATGGCAAGTCAGATAGTCGAGATTATGCGTGCAAAAAATGTTTTTGCCAGTATTGATATTCATAATAATACTGGCTTAAACCCGCATTATGCTTGTATTAACAAGCTGGATAATCGCTATTTACAACTGGCTAATCTATTTGGTCGTTTAGTGGTTTATTTTTTAAGGCCTCTCGGCGTACAATCGGCAGCTTTTGCCGAACTCTGTCCTGCGGTTACGTTGGAATGCGGTCGCCCTGCGCAACAATATGGGGTTGATCATGCTTATACCTATCTAAAAGACTGTCTCCACCTAACTGAATTAGCAACGCATCCAGTCCATATGCAAGATATAGATTTATTCCACACCACTGCGCAGGTTAAAATCAAACAGGATAGTTCGTTTAGTTTTAGTGATTGTCATGCAGAATTATTATTTGACGCAGGAATAGATCGCATGAATTTTACTGAGATTTCAGCGGGGTCATGCCTTGGATCAGTGCAAACCGACAACACGATGCCTATATTTGCTACTGATGAACACGGTGTCGATGTCACTAAGCAATTTTTCAAAATAGTCAATAAACAATTACAAATAAAGCGTAACACCATGCCGTCGATGCTCACACTGGATGAGCGTGTTATTCGTCAGGATTGTCTGTGTTACTTGATGGAACGAATTCAAATCGAGTACAGTAAACAGTAA
- a CDS encoding glutamate--cysteine ligase, with product MYKTVRTQGQFMGQEINLTLFNDDHFDLFHQKLIEETQLLKELIEHKQCSELPPIAGFEIEAWLIDDNMQAAPNNVSFLQNLNDPLAFPELAKFNIELNGIPKSLTADVFSSLHKDLLATWDKSCHHAKELGNHILIIGTLPTLKPSAMTLSNMSDMNRYRVLNEQILKARGKPINLDIVGLEHLKFDHYDVMLEAATTSLQLHTQVPLNQAHHFYNASIIASAAIVASCANAPYLFGKNLWHESRIPLFEQAIETGGYGGAIHGPLKRVSFGSDYARASIMECFQENLEHFPILLPELFDDPIEKFEHLRLHNGTIWRWNRPLIGFDADNTPHIRIEHRTPSAGPTIIDSIANAAFYYGLTMNLSTEIMATDIPLPFTQAKDNFYQAARFGLDSNIVWFDDSKQNLQKLIQAELLPRARKGLQSLKTDAKDIDFYLGIIEQRIANKQTGSQWQRQFMQLPNASLQNMTQAYLEHQYSEIPVSQWEIS from the coding sequence ATGTATAAAACCGTCAGGACGCAGGGTCAATTTATGGGGCAGGAAATCAACTTAACTCTTTTTAATGATGATCACTTCGATCTTTTTCATCAAAAATTAATCGAGGAAACTCAGCTTTTAAAAGAATTAATCGAGCACAAACAGTGTTCAGAATTACCCCCTATAGCTGGTTTTGAAATAGAAGCATGGCTGATTGACGATAATATGCAGGCTGCGCCTAATAATGTCTCCTTTCTGCAAAATCTGAATGACCCACTGGCCTTTCCTGAATTAGCGAAATTCAATATTGAACTTAATGGTATCCCTAAAAGTTTAACGGCTGATGTATTCAGTTCTTTGCACAAAGATTTATTAGCAACCTGGGACAAGTCCTGTCACCATGCAAAAGAACTGGGTAATCACATTCTTATCATAGGCACATTACCGACGCTAAAACCCTCTGCCATGACTTTATCTAATATGTCAGATATGAATCGCTATCGGGTGTTAAATGAACAAATTCTCAAAGCACGCGGTAAACCGATTAATCTGGATATCGTTGGTCTGGAGCATTTAAAATTTGACCATTATGATGTCATGCTGGAAGCAGCTACCACATCCTTACAATTACATACTCAGGTCCCACTGAATCAAGCACATCATTTTTATAATGCTTCCATCATTGCTTCTGCAGCTATTGTGGCCAGTTGTGCCAACGCTCCTTATTTATTCGGTAAAAACCTTTGGCATGAGTCACGCATTCCACTCTTTGAACAGGCTATAGAAACGGGGGGATACGGTGGAGCTATACACGGCCCGTTAAAACGTGTCAGTTTTGGTTCTGATTATGCCCGTGCTTCTATAATGGAATGTTTCCAGGAAAACCTTGAGCATTTCCCCATATTGCTCCCTGAACTCTTTGATGACCCAATTGAAAAATTTGAACATTTACGATTGCATAATGGCACTATCTGGCGCTGGAACAGACCTTTAATTGGTTTTGATGCCGATAATACTCCGCATATCAGAATTGAACACCGTACGCCTTCGGCAGGACCCACTATTATTGACTCCATCGCCAATGCCGCTTTTTATTATGGGTTGACGATGAATTTAAGTACTGAAATTATGGCTACCGACATTCCCCTACCCTTTACTCAGGCAAAAGACAATTTTTATCAAGCGGCACGTTTTGGCCTGGATAGTAATATCGTGTGGTTTGATGACAGCAAGCAAAATTTACAAAAATTAATTCAGGCTGAATTATTGCCCAGGGCAAGAAAAGGTCTACAATCATTAAAGACTGATGCAAAAGATATTGATTTTTATTTAGGTATTATTGAACAACGTATTGCCAATAAACAAACCGGCAGTCAGTGGCAGCGCCAGTTTATGCAACTGCCTAACGCGAGTTTACAGAATATGACCCAAGCTTATTTAGAACATCAGTATTCGGAAATACCTGTTAGTCAGTGGGAAATATCTTAA
- a CDS encoding lipase family protein — MTKETTAFFNNFFDQAHDEVLVREPGKRKFSPAIKVSRLAGTLWEYAVQCENVYIRDWKAESDNEPLDEDRVLRIPQASPEAFQTACNAKERVLLPLPSTWTMWDDFPSQELIIKARDKGLYVEVWEKNTDPKIISVVFRGTEFKSLRDWITNLRWFLLFVPWHRDQYTLVAEEVGKELATALVKRQLHDREIKLFACGHSLGGGLAQHLAYSFPAMDEQGKFIPRLSHVYAFNPSPVTGWFSVQDKKQRDLNAADLTIDRIFEHGEVLAYARLALSYVNPPSEKNPAIRELRFNFLKSGNIIKSHTMRLMACRLIEHM; from the coding sequence ATGACTAAAGAGACAACTGCTTTTTTCAATAACTTTTTTGACCAGGCGCATGATGAAGTCCTGGTTCGCGAACCGGGAAAGCGTAAATTTAGTCCTGCTATAAAAGTATCTAGGCTGGCCGGAACACTTTGGGAATATGCTGTGCAATGTGAAAATGTCTATATAAGGGACTGGAAAGCAGAGAGTGACAATGAACCTTTGGATGAAGACAGAGTTTTACGCATTCCACAAGCATCGCCTGAAGCTTTCCAAACAGCTTGTAACGCTAAAGAAAGAGTACTACTGCCACTCCCTTCAACGTGGACAATGTGGGATGATTTTCCCTCGCAGGAACTAATCATTAAGGCACGCGATAAAGGTTTATATGTTGAAGTCTGGGAAAAAAACACCGATCCGAAAATTATTTCAGTCGTCTTTCGCGGTACCGAATTCAAAAGCTTACGTGACTGGATAACTAACCTGAGATGGTTTTTACTTTTCGTTCCCTGGCATCGGGATCAGTACACACTGGTTGCCGAAGAAGTTGGAAAAGAATTGGCTACGGCTTTAGTAAAGCGCCAATTACATGACAGGGAAATCAAACTGTTTGCCTGTGGTCATTCTCTGGGGGGTGGCCTCGCCCAGCACCTTGCTTACTCTTTTCCTGCAATGGATGAGCAAGGAAAATTCATTCCCCGCTTATCACATGTGTATGCATTTAATCCGTCGCCGGTGACTGGTTGGTTTAGCGTTCAAGACAAAAAGCAGCGAGACCTTAATGCGGCTGATTTAACTATTGATCGCATATTCGAACACGGTGAAGTTCTGGCTTATGCTCGTCTGGCATTGAGCTATGTTAATCCACCTTCAGAAAAAAACCCGGCTATACGAGAACTCCGCTTTAATTTCCTGAAATCGGGAAATATCATTAAAAGCCATACCATGCGCCTTATGGCATGCAGATTGATTGAGCACATGTAG
- a CDS encoding DUF4070 domain-containing protein gives MIERIGHKAVLIYPEFDTQDTFWSYAKSLKMYAPPGEFGLPKRLLPPLGLMGLFNHLKPYYDELCLIDKNIDPRSISEFIDDADHVYIGGMMAQEQSLIKLALEVKKVKKVLIVGGTAISPQSPLMQIADHLLENEAEGVIDELLEGLGKGNAKKYYKGGFNSPENFFQPDYAAINMQNYVHMAVQISRGCPERCEFCDIPSRFGKAFRVTPWQKTEQSFQQMKDLGWTGQVFIVDDNFIGHPRKALEVLKSLYKIGEKIGYHHPKYTELTLRLADESPVMAELRHWFHKANFINGFYGVETPNEASLLETDKRQNLRGERSLVEKLRFISEQTGAGVMMGMIYGFDHDSDESVQEFIDFVNASHAPIVMAGLLNALPCTPLITRMQREGRMIKASSGNNSDGIINFIPYNFSVQQAEQNYLRILQGIYHPQAYFKRVMRHLELIDPDLQSNYRAGNESLAYLYKILSKKHALTYWRYLPAALTIANRRCGFNTPGYIAIVAEFFSLCGQYTHFSSQINAQRKNIAQRNYSDSQSISWRELQVKEMEA, from the coding sequence ATGATTGAGAGAATTGGCCATAAAGCAGTTCTGATCTATCCAGAATTTGATACTCAGGATACCTTCTGGAGTTATGCAAAAAGCCTGAAAATGTATGCTCCTCCTGGTGAATTTGGACTGCCAAAGCGATTATTACCTCCACTGGGATTAATGGGTTTATTCAATCATCTTAAACCTTATTATGATGAGTTATGCCTGATTGATAAAAATATTGATCCCAGATCGATCAGTGAATTCATAGATGACGCTGATCATGTTTATATAGGTGGGATGATGGCCCAGGAGCAAAGCTTGATAAAGCTTGCTCTGGAAGTAAAAAAAGTCAAAAAAGTTTTAATTGTCGGTGGAACTGCGATTAGTCCGCAGTCGCCGCTGATGCAAATTGCCGATCATTTGCTGGAAAACGAAGCTGAAGGAGTCATCGATGAGTTATTGGAAGGGCTAGGCAAGGGTAACGCGAAAAAATATTACAAAGGTGGATTTAATTCGCCAGAAAATTTTTTTCAACCGGATTACGCGGCAATTAATATGCAAAATTATGTGCATATGGCCGTGCAAATCAGTCGCGGTTGTCCCGAACGTTGTGAGTTTTGTGATATTCCTTCCCGCTTTGGTAAAGCATTTCGAGTCACTCCCTGGCAAAAAACCGAACAATCCTTTCAGCAGATGAAAGATCTAGGCTGGACCGGACAGGTTTTTATAGTTGATGATAATTTTATTGGTCATCCACGAAAAGCACTGGAAGTACTTAAAAGCCTGTATAAAATCGGCGAGAAAATCGGCTACCATCATCCCAAATACACTGAACTCACTTTGCGACTTGCCGATGAATCGCCGGTGATGGCCGAATTACGGCACTGGTTTCATAAAGCAAATTTTATCAATGGATTTTATGGCGTAGAAACCCCCAATGAAGCCTCCTTACTAGAAACGGATAAACGCCAGAATCTTCGCGGTGAGCGTAGCCTGGTGGAAAAATTAAGATTTATATCCGAACAAACTGGTGCCGGTGTGATGATGGGTATGATTTATGGCTTTGATCATGATAGTGATGAGTCCGTGCAGGAGTTTATTGATTTTGTAAATGCCAGCCATGCGCCTATTGTGATGGCTGGATTGTTAAATGCATTGCCTTGTACGCCCTTAATCACTCGAATGCAGAGAGAAGGGCGCATGATTAAGGCCAGCAGTGGTAATAATTCCGATGGTATTATTAACTTTATTCCATACAATTTTTCAGTGCAGCAGGCAGAACAAAATTATCTGCGTATTCTGCAAGGCATTTATCACCCGCAGGCATATTTTAAACGGGTAATGAGGCATCTGGAATTGATTGACCCCGATTTACAAAGTAATTACCGGGCTGGCAATGAGTCTTTGGCTTATTTATATAAAATCCTTTCAAAGAAGCATGCGCTCACTTATTGGCGGTATTTACCAGCTGCGTTGACAATCGCAAACAGACGCTGTGGTTTTAATACCCCTGGATATATAGCGATAGTAGCGGAATTCTTTTCTCTTTGCGGGCAATATACGCATTTCAGTAGCCAAATAAACGCGCAACGGAAAAATATTGCACAGCGTAATTATTCAGACTCGCAGAGCATTTCATGGCGCGAGCTGCAGGTAAAGGAAATGGAAGCCTGA